The nucleotide sequence ttaacctttctgggcatcaatttcctcttctgtaaaatagggttaataataatatctatactaCATAACTGGTGGGGTAGCCTTGGGATTCAAAAGGTaatttatataaacttttttattatgtaaattatGTAAACTTTTATAAAtgtcaaattttattttgttcttttctataaCTTTAAATTAGAGAATACCtaatgttcagttgtttttgtcctttccccacccccagaaAGATAAAGTTAGTTTCaggataatatttattttcttattaaccACTTAGTAGTGCTATTCAGAAATGAAAGGTCATTTCTTGGTAAACAATGGATGACCcttcactgaaggtcttcaagtaGAAGCAAAATGACTCTTGAGAATGATAGAAAGATGACTACATGTGGACTAAAAAAGGGTTAGGGAGAGTTAGAATAAAGGTCCTTTGGGGTCCTTTTGGACACTAAGATTCTGTGGTTCTGAAATtcaaaggctagatgaccaccAACCTAGAATATTGTCAATAtaattcttgtttaatttttggaTTGGAATGGATGatttctgagattatttccaactctgagatccaGTGACTCAATACCACTGTGAAATGGACAAAGCTTTTCTCCCCTAAGTCTTaacttcatctataaagtaaaatCAGACTAGAGAAGATCTCTAAAACTGCTTAAGCTATGATCCTaaaatcttttctctctgtctctgaagcCATGATTCCCAGAAATGTTTCATTATCAGTGAAATCAGAGAAAAATATAGACCCCAGAGAGGTAATAATTCTTGGGGTTTACTGTCTTATTCCCGATTCCTCAAAATACAACTACCCATGGTAGATAGAAAAGAAGCTTTTTAGGTAGTTAAATTTGCCTTGAGAgtataattattttctagaaaTATTAAACCCAATGGATTCACCCTATTATGGAGTGGTTTGACCTCTGGGTGTCCCAAATGGTTTTATGTTTctttaattttgatttatttcaacctttttttccttcccccaaaaCCCTGTGCCTCCACAAGCGTTTCACAGCATTCTTCACATCCTCATTCCTTAGAGTGTAGATGAGGGGATTTAGCATTGGAGTGATAGTGGTATAGAACACAGAGACTGCCTTGTCTAGTGGGAAGGTAGTAGATGGACGAAGGTAGATAAAGATGCATGGGACAAAAAAGAAGGTCACCACTGTCAAGTGAGAGCCACAGGTGGAAAGAGCCTTTCTACGGCTCTCTGAAGAGTGCTTCCGGAGGCTCAGTAGGATAACCATATAAGAGGTTAGTAAAATGAGGAAGCAACCCAGGGAGATGAGACCACTATTGGCCACCACTAACAGGTTCACTAAGGAGGTATCTGCACAGGCAAGTTTGAGGACAGGATGAACATCGCAGAAATAGTGGTCGATGACACGAGCACTACAGTAGGGAAGCTGGAAAGTCAGAAGGGTCTGCACAAATGAGTGGCCCAGGGCACCTGCCCAAGACAATAAGGCTAGCACAGCACAGGTGTTGACACTCATGATGGTGCTATAGCGTAGAGGCTGGCAGATGGCAGCATAGCGGTCAAACGCCATTACTGTGAGGACAAAAATCTCAGCACAGCCAAAGAAGTGAAAAGTAAACATTTGTGTAACACAGCCCCAATAGGAGATAGTCTTGTCCTCTGAGATGAAGTCTGCAATCATTTTAGGGGCTGTGGCTGAGGAGTAGGCAATGTCCACAAAGGAGAGGTTACTTAAGAAAAAATACATGGGAGTATGGAGCTTAGACTCCAAGCATACTGTGAATAGGATCAGCAGGTTCCCCACTATGATCACGGTATAGAAGAGGAGGAACAGGGAGAAGAACATCAGCTGCATCTTAGGATCCTGGGACAGCCCTAGGAATACAAACTCAGTAATGTTGTTGACTACTTCCATTGGGGCCCAGGTAGAAAAACTCCAGCTACCTGCAGAGATTCATAAATGCCACAGACAAAGTGAGCATTATTGAAAACAACCAAACTGacaatatattcaaatataaatgCTTAAGTAATGTTGAGTATTTCATGGAAATTGGAAGAAACATAGATCCAGAGCTGTGTAAAGAATCATTCttataaattgtttaaaaattaaagctgAATAAAAGTAAAAGGGGCTTCCTTTGGGAGGAAGTAGACCACCTCCCTCTTCAACGGGTTATCATGATGTCATGatgttgaggatcaaatgagataatatatgtaaagcattttgtgaaTCTTaatgtgctaaataaatgttcacCAATATTACAGACCCAGGTCATTCATCTAAGTTTTAAGGACTTTCCAAATTCTaaatgttgagagagagagagagacagagatagacagagagagacagagaggagaatgggagagggagagacacagagagagacagagagggagagtgagagacattcagagacagagagagagagagagagagagagagagagaNNNNNNNNNNNNNNNNNNNNNNNNNNNNNNNNNNNNNNNNNNNNNNNNNNNNNNNNNNNNNNNNNNNNNNNNNNNNNNNNNNNNNNNNNNNNNNNNNNNNNNNNNNNNNNNNNNNNNNNNNNNNNNNNNNNNNNNNNNNNNNNNNNNNNNNNNNNNNNNNNNNNNNNNNNNNNNNNNNNNNNNNNNNNNNNNNNNNNNNNNNNNNNNNNNNNNNNNNNNNNNNNNNNNNNNNNNNNNNNNNNNNNNNNNNNNNNNNNNNNNNNNNNNNNNNNNNNNNNNNNNNNNNNNNNNNNNNNNNNNNNNNNNNNNNNNNNNNNNNNNNNNNNNNNNNNNNNNNNNNNNNNNNNNNNNNNNNNNNNNNNNNNNNNNNNNNNNgggagggagggaaagagggagagagagagagagggagggagggagggaaggagggagggaaagagagagacagtatTATTTTGGGGAAATACTGAAAACTAAGAATCAAAAATGTTCTGTCtagactctagatcagtgatggagaacctatggcatgggtgtcaaagatggcacacagagaacTCTCTGTGGGCAAGTGggtctccccccaacccccctcctgcagagggactcagatggagctgctcccctctccctctgcaCCATacctgatggcattttttcacatcccacCCCCTcatctgcctagcagcccaatgagagtgcacAGAGGGTAAGGTAGAAGGCTCACaggcggcagagctggaggggagtggagtggTCTCCACATGggcctctcatcacctgcccctctgcccagcagcccagtgggagcccttccttcctcccctatcTGGTGTAAGGGGGATATGGAGCTCAACATTCAGTCTCTGGGGGAGCAGGcagggcactcagtctctaaaaggttcaccatcactgctctagattgtAATTAGTGGAATCAAGAAGagtaaagagaaatggaaaagaggaaaagcatttattaagcacctactatgtgctaggcattcaGCTTGACATATATTAGACATTAAGTGTTTCACAagtattatctaatttaattctcacaacatcCCTTGAAACAGATGCTGTTATAATACTCATTTTATAATTGTCCATCTTTCATTTGTTAAGAGGTTCAATGACATCATCAGGGTATGTCTTGACTTGTGGAATACTTGAAGAAACGGAGGAAGACAGAACTTGAAAGACTTGGCTAGGATCACAAAGTTAGtaggtgtctaaggccaaattcaaactcagatctttcttactCCTTCCACTTTTCTCTATGTACTGGAGATCACTGACTAGGTGAGAACAATCCAGCTTCCCTACTTTTGAATAAAATAatgggatcatagaattagagctagaaaaggcctcggaggttatctagtccaacttcttcattttacaattgagaaaactgaggcccagggaggttaagagaattgtccaaggtctcacaagTTATACatctcagaggcaagatttgaactcctggCTCTTTAATTACAGGagcagtgttcttttcactatactaAATTGAGAATGGCAATAAATTTAAAGGTAAAAATGTATCCCATACAAAAATGCtaaattacatatttttgtatattttagttgagaataatatttttttaaaatttcacaacAAATGTCAAGAATTAATTTAATAGAGGTGACAGGGAGCTAGCTAAATAAAACAAACTGGCAGAATTTGGAAAACCAGAAATCCTATTTAGAGTAACTATAAAGAACACAGATATAATTCCATCTTAGATGTGGAGTAAAGGTTCAGCTTTCACAAATATGAGGAATCGCTCATAAAAGTAGAAGCAGGAAGTAGAAGCAGGGCATATTAAGGAAAGGACAAGTTAGCTCATTTAGTTCCTTGGAAAGGATAGAGAAATTATGGATAGAAAGATAAGGTCCAAGCAATACATTGATTTAcctttatgtatgtatgtatgtatgtatgtatgtctatatgtatatgtataatataatacatgtattatattatacatatttgatGTTTCATTAAAATAAGCAACTTGAAGGATGCTCAGGAATTCCTCTCCCCTGAGCAGACTGGAAAGTACAAAACTtcctaaattttgttttaaaaattcaccTATCCCAGAAATAATTTCCAAACACCATGATCTCTATTAACAaacacttccttttcattatccATCTCAAAATGACCTCTTGACTTCCAAAGTCATTACCCAAATCTGGTTCAATGCTACCACCTCTTTACTTGTAGGATCTGTTAAAAAGGTATCTCCTTGGtacaattgggtggctcagtggatagagagtcaggcttagagataggacagtcctgggttcaaatgtcacctcagacatttcccaactatgtgagcctgggcaagtcatttaacccttatgTTCTAAGTGCCTTAGAAaagtacttaatattgattctaagacagaaactaaggaTTTTGAAAAAGAGAAGTCCTGTTTGACAGGAGTctaagagaaaaacttcttggcCAGACTGCTTTTATCCTCCAGAGTCTAATTAGGAAGCCTATTGCCCTCTTTTGATCTTCTTGCTCTTGCCAAGACCTTGGAAGCCATAGAGTCCACCCTCTCCTCCATTTttctgaagaagaaactgaggcaaaggcaGGAATAAGCAAATAGTGCCTTACACACCATTTCTTCAACTGTAGTAaggcaataataatagtacctgcctctcagagttgttatgaggatcaaataaaataatatttgtaaagcaaataGGCTGCGGCGCCTAAAGACTATGGGTTCTCTCTGATTAAGTAAATTGGTAAGATAGTCTAAGGAACTAAATAAAATGCCAGTATTTGAAAGGGACAGTACTTTAAGGGAGTATGATAGTGTGGGTATGGAGTAAGAACTGGGCTAAGACATATCTCTAACACAGACTGTCCATTGCAACCTTGCTCAAATTGGTTAACCTCTCTTTTGGTGtcaaatgtaaatataaatagatCCTTACTGGGGATTATATtagctttgttgttgttcagtcatttagtcctATCCAGGTCTTTGTGACCTCAAAAGGCATTCCAggtctttcttttccccattacctctcaaagtctgtccaagctcattaTTTCCATGACATTATCCATCTCAACCCCTGCTAGCCCCTTTTCCTTTGGCCTTCAAtactttcccaacatcagggtcctTTCCAATGAATcatgtcttctcattatgtggccaaagtatttaagcttcaggtTCACTATTTGTTCTTTCTGTGAATATTTTGAATTCATTTAAGTATTGACTGAGGTGATCTCCAGGAATGGCATATAGACTCAGGAAATCCCAAATTAGAATCATCtatgttgtattttgtttttatttgttttgttaaacattttcctaatttttttaatttggtttgatATTTGGAGGAGTTTTCTCTGCTTGCTTCTGGCAGAGAACTGGGAGCCTGACATCTCTGCTAGTCTCTCTAAGACTTCAAGTTGCAAAGATGGTCCTGACCTATATTGGTAAATTTCCTCATTTAGGTATTCCTATACCAGTGATATCACAGGCCTAATAACTATGCCCTAACGTTAtacattaattaaatgaaaagattattcatttcttcattatcaagtttccagcaaaaaaaaatagaactattCTATAAACTTTTTTATGAAAAACTAAAAGCATAGCCATAGAATGAAGGTTGTTAACTAGGTGTCCACTCATAGTCCTGatcacagaatttaacactggaCAAAATGTTGGTGCTTATCATGTCCAAATCCTTTGGTTATAAATGAAGACAGTGCAACCCAGAAAGGATAGACATAAAACAATTATAtagaaaagtaggaaagcaggCATTCAAAAAAATATGCCTGAGATAACATACCACAATTATCTATATGCTAATTGCCATTCAGAACacctcaaaataaaactttaaaaatattaattctatcacattatattattacatagaaGGAAGAGGCAAAGTGTCACTAAATTCATTACAAGAGCAGGAATAGGTCCAGCAGCAGAAAACTTTTCCCTAATCATCAAAAGGtaataaaatactaatataatCAACTGATTTCAAAatcatctttatattttttatggaTTTCTTGACCAATTTCATCAAAATTATAATTTGGCCTGAACAGTagatacttaacaaatacttattgacttaATTGATTGTGTTTGGAGATCTCAAATCTTCTCCAGGTGACAAAAGTTCTCTTTGGTCTAATCTGGAATAGTACAAGGTAAGTttattggaaagaacactggatttggaagaGACATAAATTCGAGTCCTTCTTCAGTCATTTATTGCTTATGTGACCTTGTATAGTACACAAATCTCTGTGAGCCtaagttttgtcatctataaaataggggaaataatatttgaactaCCTGCCTTACAGAATCATTGTGAACAAATAGCTTTCTAAACCTTAACACATCATATACGTGTTAATTATCTTAAGTCCTGTCGTGGGTTGAACTTAAGTCCAAGATTCCAGATGTAGGTAGTCTTCAGAATGTATCTTAAAGAAAGTAACTACTTCCTTCCAGCAAATGACTTGATctccctttaaatattttatttatcaagAAAATGTCTGCTCCATGCAGTTTGTGTCCTGCCCTGCTTTACTCGAATTAAATGCACAGTGGAGCTGTGTTTTGTCACTGAACAGAAGAGAAGCCAGTCTCCTCAAAGACAATTCTTATTACACCGCCTCTGACTTCCTAATcccatttatttccatatttatctgATTTTGGGGTTGTCTTTTTATTGACTCAGTTTCTCAATCATTAGGCAGTAAATTTCTTTAATCAGATCAAACAACATATAATCACATATGATTAGCAAATTCTCTCCTTAAGGGCTTAAACAAAAGGGCAAACGGATGTTTGGACATCTGTGTTATCCCTTCAGATGGATTCTCACATGGATTGTCACCAGTGACTCTTGTCTGGAATCCCCTCAGCACTATCAATACAGATGGAAGATGTCTATCTTCTCAGGACATTGTGATCAGTGTGTCGAAAGGTAACAGACAACTAGAATTCTGTACAATTTGAGTAGCTTACTAGTAAATGCAGTTCAGAAAATTCCCTTTAGGATTTCATAGAAACTCTCATGTATATGGACATTCCATTCCATCCTGCAACTTAATAAAGCTTTTCTTGATTCCATGCAACtgccatgggaaaaaaattagcaTTTGAAAGATTCTCTACTTGTACTCCAGTAAAAGGAATATGTATATAACCTTACATGAATTACATCCATAATATTTCTTCATGCTTAACAATATTTTTAGCATAGTATCTTCCCTATGAGTGCTCCCATTCCTTTAAGAAGTAAGTTTTACCAAGGCCAAAAAAGGCCAAAGCTATAGGCAACAGCACTCTTCTTTTAAGAAATGTGACTAATTAACAAGCCAGAAAAGCTTAAGGCAAAAATttagaaggagggaaggagacagtacCTTAGCTCCTTGGTAGTTAAATATTAAAAAGCCTAAAAGTggagatttaaatattaaatattaaaaagccTAAAGTGGAgattggaaagaagaaaggatgtaTACAGAGGACAATATGGTGAGACTGTGCAAGCTCCCTCCACAGACTCTTAGTATATGACCTCAGAGAAATGGGAGATGTTCCCCTCCCCTAATccctgaaaagttaaataaacaTACACATAATAGAGGGATGAAGAAGGTAGCCATTTCTCTTCCTAGAGAGCAATAGCTGACTATAGAGCATGAATCTTCACAAATGTTGTTGAATAAAAATGGAAtcaagtataaataaatatatgtattctcTGTCCTGAGCACAAGTCAAAAGTGGCAGAGAAATTATCCAGCTTACCTTGATAATGTTTGGCTATTTCTCAGATCCTGTGAACAGCATACTTTCTCCTCCAAACACTCAATTCTTTCTGCTTTCATTGATAGGCTTTTAGGAATAAAATTATTTGCCCATTTTATTTAACCTGAGGCATGCAAATGAGGGCCATATTGATCTAAATAGAGAAATCttcttcaaatctggcttctatAAAACTCAAATGTGGTTTACAATTTAgtgtaatttttttcatgtagcagtgaattttgttttccttttccaagaGATAATTTTTGGTGCGAGGAGTGCTATATTTGCACCCATAATACCTGGAACATCTGGTTTGTTTTCAGCAGTTTAACCAGTGCTATATGACTAAATATATATGAGCCTAGATCTGAATCATTTTGTTGCTGTATGTTCAacagaataaaacattttttctgaccttggacaaatctctcAGTTTTTctgtgcttcaatttccttaacatgtaaaatgagagcattggctCTATTATTGCCTATTGATACTAgatagctctaatattctataattattGTATGATATTTACTGAGACTGTTTCATCCTTTAGGGAATGGGTCAATCGGAATAAGTAAGCCTAAATTCCTTGTCATTCTTAAAGATATATCCTAACATAATCAATCCATACAATCTCTTCCATGGTCTTAAAATGCTTTCTTGCTGATTCCTCCTAATGGGCACAGTTTTTAAAACTGTAGCAGTCattgttagtattttttttttctgagctctCATTAGAACATCAACCCACAGCAAAGACTTTTTTGTATAAAGATGCCTCGACTTTGATATTTGCCTTCATGAGCCTTAATACACATGAAAAAAATCTACACTCACTGACTTTGATGACAAACCAACTGCAGCAATGAACTCTTACCTATGAGTGCATTTGACATCCTACTCTACCTCCTTCCCAGTGATCCACAAAGAGGAGAGCAATTAGAAGACTAGATGTAGAGTTGTaagagactttagaggccattgagtcctCCTCcttcaccaccatcaccacttattttgcaaaagaaaaacaaagagaatttTAGCAATTATCCCTGTCTCATGCTCATAATAAATATACGTctgagacagaacttgaaccgACATTGTATTGACTCCAATCGTACTGCCTTTCACCATTTTTCTATAGTATTTTGTCATCTAGAATAAAATGAGTATTATCTGACAAAGAATCTAGTaatctattaaaaattattttaaagctgCTGACTACTTAGCAAGAAGAGGTACCCCTATATATTTCCTACAGATAATCAGGGCAGTTATAGGGCATAGTAGATAAGAATAgtcaacctggagtcaggaagattcatcttcctgagttccaatctgacctcacactagctgtgtgaccctaggcaagtcacataaccatgtttgcctcagtttcctcatctttaaaatgaactgaagaaggaaatggcaaaccactcaaatagcgctgccaagaaaatcccaaatatggTCAAGAAGTCATGAGTGAAAATAacttaacaacaaaaaacagtTGATTATCTTATACAATGCCTCATGATGTTTCACATACAGTAGTcactcattaaatatttgttgaataaatgaatgatttttatagAAACCATAAGTAATCAGATGATAGCTCCTCTTGGTAAGTGGTTTACATTCCATCATGCATAATAGCAGAAACAACACTAAAACTTGTCATTAAAACCCTTCACTCTTTCCAATGCTTTTGTATATGATGATGTGTAATGAACTCAAGGACCAAATCCAGGACGATAAATCAGCCTCCTAAATTCTCTAACTAATTCCCTTTAGGGCCCTGAGTTGTTCTGGCCACCCCTTCTCTACTAACTCCTTCTCCCATCAATATCTAAAAGGGACTGAAAAACTCAAAATTCTACTAGAAATCTTTATCAAATTCTATGACCATAAAAATAGCACACGTAAAATATCttgaaatgaaacaatttttcttctcttttaaggGAGTTGTTATGAAAGTAGTAATCATAGAAAGGGGGGGGGATATTTTAAAGGCCTGAAGGGTTATCTAGTTTCCAGTTTaagatttcatatttaaataaGGGATTAAATATTCTCTTTATTGTCTTTGAAAGAAATAGGCACGAGAAGGTGTTTAAAAAGCTCTTTATCATGAGAAACTTACTTTGGTAGCCTCTTCTACAGGGTACCCACAAATGAAATCTGTGGGAGGCAAGTGCCTTTGAGCCTTTAGGATGTGAAGCCTTCTTGAGATGAAACTGATTCACACataattatcaatattaaataatgatcGAGATTGCCAATGTGATGATATTTTCCCTCTACGCACATAACACTCTGTCTCCTAATTCTGCCTCAACTGTAGTCATGGTGCTCGTTGACCCAGAGGATGCAGAATTGGGAGTATTAAAATTAAGGGCAGTAGCTAGTCTGTCTGCACAAAGAGCAGGGACTCTGAGATACTTagactcttcccttccccattagGGAAATATTTCTAAGAGACAGGAATTCTTATCCCTTGACATGGGAGAGATATTGGTGTGCCCCAGAGATCTGAAGTTTGTCTATCTGTGAGTTGACTGGGCACTAGAACTAATGGGTCATGGGCCAACTCAATTGCAAAGCTGTATAAACCCCAGAGGACGATTCTTTGTAAGTTCATTTAGTGCCCAGATGGTAACAAGCAGCTAAGACGAGGACATGGAAATCAGCTACAAAATAGCT is from Gracilinanus agilis isolate LMUSP501 chromosome 2, AgileGrace, whole genome shotgun sequence and encodes:
- the LOC123236069 gene encoding olfactory receptor 4S2-like translates to MEVVNNITEFVFLGLSQDPKMQLMFFSLFLLFYTVIIVGNLLILFTVCLESKLHTPMYFFLSNLSFVDIAYSSATAPKMIADFISEDKTISYWGCVTQMFTFHFFGCAEIFVLTVMAFDRYAAICQPLRYSTIMSVNTCAVLALLSWAGALGHSFVQTLLTFQLPYCSARVIDHYFCDVHPVLKLACADTSLVNLLVVANSGLISLGCFLILLTSYMVILLSLRKHSSESRRKALSTCGSHLTVVTFFFVPCIFIYLRPSTTFPLDKAVSVFYTTITPMLNPLIYTLRNEDVKNAVKRLWRHRVLGEGKKG